The sequence TTTGCAACTGTGCCACAAACAATATTGGATCCTTTATCGCTTTGGATCGCGCGGACTTAAGTTCATCCAAATCTTTTATAGCTTGAATTCTTTGTGCCTCAAGAACAACTATTGTTTTCAGGAAAGCGCTATAATCTTTATTACCCTTCAATGCCAAGTGATcagattcgaaaaaaaattcactctCCTCTTCGTCTGGGCATTTTACTTCTTCTTCATTCATTTtcgattaattctaatttttaataaataaagatatcttaaatatcttgcttgttatatatttacacacagAAACTATGCCATGCTCTGATGTCTAAATAGGTACTTAACCTAACCATGCCTTACCTATATAGCATtgaaagctatatatatatatatatatatatatatatatatatatatatatatatatatatacatatatgctgtTACAGCTGATTATTCCAGCTGACTTACAAAACATCTGTTATCTTTTGgataaattaatgagaattttaatttccttttaaTTAGACATCGCCTATTATAGAAGCGATTGTAATCAAAATGAAGTAAAAATCTGAATAGAAAAtcttcatttcatttttaagtatttatataaagcttttaaaacatttcttattttataataaaatatattataataaaactataaaacatcaaaaatctgtaatatatattaatttattgtgctCAAGATTACTATatcaatagtaaaaaaaaaaaaatataaaattaaatatgaaattttatgagTGACTCGGAGAATCAAACTATTTATCAGTAAAggaaataaaactataatgcCCGACTTCTCCTTTATTACGAGCACTTATCTTTCATTTGGATAAAGTACGCatgtatagaatattatttaaataagttagtatatatttcttcttttctacTATCTACTACCAAAAATTTCTtcctacaaaatatataaaacatatttgaaaCTTTTAACAATCATTAGATATTCGTTGTGTATGTATCGCGCGATGTATTATTGacgtaatttcaaataatacatGAATCATAAAACAATCCATGACTTCCTTTGTGTGATATAATTGTTTTCAGcctattaaatatcaaaaatggtAGTTAATACTATGGAATgctatagaataaaaatacatttatatacaaaaacgaTTTTCCGTCGAGATACTAAAATATGGAATTGaacatatattatcttatctaCTTATCATTTTGTAGTAACGATATCATATGTATACCGATGGACATTTGATGATTTACAATTAGTTTGCCGATTAGCTCAAGATAAACGCGGTCGAGTTCGTAAAATTTGGGCAAATAAATCGCTGAACGTCGTCGAATTTATTCGCGTAAGTGATAAATGCCGAAGCAAACTTTGCGATATTTAATGCCTGGCTGTATAGACTTATTCTGCCGTTCTAGCTGTATAGGCATATTCTGTCGTTTAGTCTGTCGATCGCTctcgattaaaaaagatatgcgGCCATTTATAATACGGATTGGTATCTTCTTATCAAGGCAATGCGCGTGtgctcgtaaaaaaataagcgaCAAGCTGACCCGCTAACACTACAGCCTCGAGCTCTGGTAACATACGTCTGATAAACACGCGTCATGCAGTAGCTTCAGTGGCATGGTCGAGTTCGCTGCCATCGAACGCGAGACTACCGATGACAAGCTCAGAGAGTTCGCGATTGTCATCCAGCATTCAAGATAAAAAGCGCTGTTACTACCGCCGACTAAGAATAGAGAGCCCAACAGTCCGAGCAATGTGtcttgaattttaaatcattgtttAACAGAGGCAGCAAACGCTTTACGCTTTTCTCTACAATATTGTTCATCTTTCAGTCCCGATACATTGATCTCGATACATTGGAAAAATGGCATGCGAAAAGGAGCAAACGGTCGGAAAAGTCGAACTCAAGAGAGAATTGGGACTTTTCAGTGCGGTCAGTATTATCCTGGCAGTGATGATCGGTAAGATATGattgttaattgaaaatttaattttccatataaatttaaattataaatgcaatcataacataaatgtaaatacaaGTCAATCGTCACTgaaatttgtttcatatttttttatatgcacatatgtttgggttaaaaaaattaaatatggtCGCGCACGTGCTTGCGCGCCATTTATTCCGTCGCGTTGATCGCAGCATCATGTTATTCTGTGATATCACGTTTGATGAAGATAGTGGAACTTTacgtgataattaaaaaaaacggaaATTTATGACTggttattctttttattcttagattcccaatcttttaatttataatcatattcgagtgataaataataatgcagtACAAAGAAGGCAAGCTCAAATTCGCGATATCATTTACTGTTGCATCGTGCTATAAAAAGATCCCGACGCGATGCGCGCTCTTGTTGTAAGTCAcggaaattattttcgtatgTATTGTTTGGCGATACAACCAATCGAGCGGAACcaaatttcaatatacatatttatatttgctcgATGATAAGAAGAAAGAATTGCGAGAATATAAACTCGGTtcctattaaattaaataacatctcTGCACGAAGCAAATTGATAGATATTGATAAGAATTATATGGTAAGCATtgcttcaaaaatttatactactATTATCGCTAAATTTACTTTCTTTGCACAGATGTTCTTcagtttgataaaataatagaaaagtcATATTATTCTCTATTCTTTTTCAGCACagcatcatctttttttttaatcaattggtTTAtcggaataattaaaatgtaaaatcaaattattgaaatttttaaaatgatatcaaaattacaattttgacatacataaaaaattaagaaattatttatccaatttgttaaagaaatattttatgttaatagtaaGCAATAATGAAGAGCAATAAGAATTGAAAGAACAGaacctaaaaaaaatttacaattattttttgctcctaaaaattaaagaattcagttttatacattaatatatttatgaattaatatatcaataaattctctttaatcACTTCGCGTTTTGCAATCATGCCTTCCGTATTTAAAatactgtaatatttttggGAAGAAAGAAAACTATGAGTCATTCTCCGAGTTTGTGCTATAATCTCgtatactaataaaatatttttattgttcagaaaatatttttgttcattttattttcgtttggATCATTAGTTGTAAACGtcatagaataattatacgatGCACGTATATCGTGAGAGTTACATATTGTTTATAGGTATAAGCATATAATCGCTTATTTATCGtcgttttattaaaacgatacgtattatcgtttatttatcaacgttttattaaaacgaCACAAcacataataagaaataataaaacataaattacgGCATTCTCAAAACTAtggtgataaaaaatattacaaaataacacTTTATAAACGCAATTAACAGTAATTGTAACTGTATAAggttgaaataaaatactacattattttatatactgaaTCTCTTGTATTTTATTCGGTTGATTGACGGTATCCGGAATATTTTCTCACGCACTTTTAAATACGGATATTAAGAAATCAAAGAGATATTAACAAGATTATAACAttctataattgatttaatctgataaatattactaaatcTGATTTTCCATTCTtatgtgatataattattaaaggcTTTAGATAACATTTCAAATCTTTCAAgcattatctttttcattaacagattttattttttcatttatttaactccaaaaaatttttaatccaacagaagattaattatttttattttatctacgaTCTAATTATCGCCCCTAACAattctgtataaataatataaatattaatataagtagCAGCATACTTATCGAGTTTTTCATAATATGCGAtatcaattatgattattCCGATCATGTCGATGTCAATAccgataatcaaaatttttatgaatttattaatgtacgaTAAAAAACTTTAGATAAATAGCTAATAAcatgttttgtataaaatgtcgTAAAGGTTAATCAAGGTTAATCGGTCGTGCACATCACGAAGCATTAGTTAACTGCCACAGTTAACTCCGCCAAATACTGTTGAATTACTATTAATTGCAACCTTGTTACCTCTATTGTCCAGGTTCCGGCATTTTTGTATCGCCCACCAGCGCACTTGAGCGGTCAGGATCTGTGGGATTTTGTCTAATCATTTGGATCAGTTGCGGCGTGCTATCTCTGTTGGGTGCATTAGCCTTTGCCGAGCTAAGTACTGTGGTACCACGTTCCGGTGCCGAATATGCATACTTCATTGAGGCTTTTGGACCTTTACATCCTTACGCCGGTCAAATACCGGCATTCATTTGCTCCTGGATTTACGTGATGCTATTACGACCGGCGGAGGTAGCGGTGATCATATTGACTTTCGCGGAGTACAGCGTGCAACCATTCTCCGGATATCTCAGCAATCTATCCGGTGACTCTTTGGCAAATTTGAAGAAACTCCTGGCAATTATGGCGCTTGCTGTGATAACGTACATCAATCTTATCAGCGTGAAGCTTTTTGTAAGGGTACAAAACGTTTTCACTGTATGTAAAGTACTCGCCTGTATTGTGGTGATCGGCGGTGGGATATGGTGGCTAGGTACTGGTCACATGGAACTTCTTAAAGATCCCTTTCGTGGCACAACTACATCAGCTGGTAACATTGCTCTGGCTTTCTATAGCGGTCTCTGGGCGTACGATGGTTGGACCTCGGCCGCGATTGTTACTGAAGAAATTCAAAAACCCGAAATCAATATCCTTAGGAGTACCCTCATCGCGGTACCTGTTATCACTGTTCTATATGTATTCATGAATTTGATGTATATGGCAGCATTGACGACACCAGAGATGGTCAGCGCGCCGGCGGTAGCAGTTCTTTGGGCAGATCGAGTTCTACCATCTTGGATGAGTTTTACGATACCGCTTGGTGTAGCGTTGTCGACCTTTGGATGCGCCCTTAGTGTGCAATTCAGCGTGTCTAGATTATGTTTCGTTGCAGGCAGAGAGGGCCACGTGCCACGTGTCTTCAGTTATATGCATATCGAGAAGATGACACCGGCTCCTGCAGTAATTTTTCAGGGCATACTCTCATTAATATGCCTGCTACTGGGTGACATAATCGCTCTAATCGAGTTCGCCAGTTTCCTCATGTGGGTGTTTTATGGATTTGCGATGGTATCGCTTATAATCATGCGACGGACAAAACCAAACGCTCCCAGACCGTACGCCGTGCCTATCGTGATACCTTGGCTAGTATTAGGTATCTCCATCTTCCTTGCAGTGCTACCAATAATTTATGAACCATcgacaaaatatcttttcgcGCTCGCGTTTATTCTATGTGGTATCGTTGTGTACCATATCTATGTATACAAGAAGATAAAAAGTACATTATTAGGTAAGTTTAActagattaaaaaatgtgtaaagagATGTAAGACAAGTGTTTATGTGTCATTGCTACTGTAGAATATAATCTGCTTatctataaatacaataaaatttacgcttagttttttttttcagctaaACTGACATACTTCATACAAGCATTGTGCCTGGTTGTTCCACAAGACAAACAGGAAGACTGAtcgaatatttcttaaatctaTCATTGctgtatataagtatataaaatatatgctcaCATTCACTCTTCATATCATATGTGCATTTCGCAATTCGCAAAAAATAGagctattatatgtattatacttttataaactttttttattatttgataaaatgagAATTAATACTTCAGTAAAATAGTTTTCGTACGGTAAACATAAATAGAATGTGCCTTACATTGTACAActgaaaagatttttgtttaagtttttctttctcttttttataatttaagagagtgtaaattaaaatattttttatggaaaataaatgtatatataatataacgagagatataaataattagaaaagaatattttgtatatttgtgcGATATTTTACgtcaagatataataaatgtccccgataaaataacaaattaatattgtaatatattcgatttatataaggacacacatttattatatctgaTGACATTTTgctatatgtaaaataatattttgagataataaacttaaaatgatattctacatatgcttttttgcaacttttttcactaatactaaataaacaataacattattatctgtattttaattaacaataatttcatgtaaataagagataattaagaattataaattataatttgtaatttatatatatatatatatatatatatatatatatataatttattagtatatatatatatatatatatatatatatatatatatatataatttgttagtatatatatatatatatatatatataatttgttacaactaaattataatttataattaagtttttttacaaaagaagtAAATGTAccatttcttatataaaaaaacaaagatatatatgttatacaaaaatattagttcatataaaagttttttgtaaCTTCTCCAATTTCTTTGTTAAACTGGACAAAAGTTTGAATTActataatggaaaaaatgcAGAAACTATTATAATCTGTTATTCAGCTTATTAGATACTTGATTTAATCATGATTTAAATACTTGATTTGAACATAAATTTCATtcaacatgaaaaatataatggaaagtatatttatagtaaatatatttttggaaattgaaaagagaaatattctatGGAGAAAGTAgagttttttaatagataagtagtaagtataaatttatatatcaaaaaattaaaaatctatttatgtgaaatatcatttaaaatttatcttaataaataatatcaataaataatattattaaaaatttgtatcaaatatttagtcaaatttaaaaatttgagtaaaattttatatacaaagtttACTGATAAAATAATGCTAATATAACAGTTAATATATCTTGCCTATAAAATATCACTGATAAATATCTTCCTTATAacgaaagtttttaaataattttgtgtatactaatttctttataatagcATTGATTTAAACTTTGTACAAATTAACTCTATCAGATCTAATATTATAGtctataaagttattattgggTTGCACCACATTTTGAACAGGTTTGTCTTTCACTGAAACAGTTcagaataatcttttataaaaaagaaaatattaatctttttcatgGCTTACCTTAGTATCTGATGAAGCTTTTTCCGGAATTCATTGCATCGAGCTTTTTCAGATGCAAGTATTGCATCACGTTCTCTTAGTTGTtgtcttaaattataaattgtatcttCAAGTGCTTCAAATAttgcctgaaaaaaaaaagatattttattaaacaacacAAAATCTATTGTAATCTATCTACTTAATGTATATGATGTAATGCTAACCCTAGATTCCTCTGCTGTATCGGATAAGACAGGAGGTTCATCCAAACAGAAGAATTCTCTTACACACGAAACACCTATGAGAATTGGACTGCTCAATATGCCATTAACAAATGCTTGAAGTCCACATATCCTTCCTTCTAAAAAACTTGGAGCAAAATTATCACCAAGCCATTTTTTTCTTGGTAGTGATAAATGGGCAATAGGAACTTTCTGCCTTTTTAATTGAGCTAATAATCGAACAAAGTCTGTGTATCTTCTAAACACAAACCAACAATCACCATTTTTCAATTCAACTCGAAGTTTGTAAACCTACaaatcaaagagagagaacaatatgaataaaacagctctcatatttttcatatattttgctttttatgttttaaagatttatatataattaaaaagtatatatatatgaagcaTATACTTTTTTGCATGCAAGATAcagtatgtttatatttatatatgtcataataacaaaaaaaaaaatattgatatattaatatataatttagcacGATGTAGATGTAGAGTAATAACAGAGGATAAGAGAATTACTAATATACAGCATTAACTAACTGTAAATCTAGCTCTTTCCTCCATAATTTCATAACCAACAATAGGTATTCTCAAATCGTCGCTAGTCAGGGGTGATTGAAGAATATCTGAGTTGGTATTGCTATCATTGGAATAATTAAATCGTTGTACAGTAAAAGAATTTGAGTGACCAAATCCATCTGAGTCAGGACTATCAAGAACTCTCACAGTACCTGCTTGAGAACTTCTTGCTTTACTAATTGCAAGTGTTACCTCATCGATGCATCCTATATCAACCTCTGAATTGGACATTTTAACTCTGACAAACTAAACAAAACCATgcatacttaaaataaaaaacgagtATTAAAGTTCaactatttataaacaaataaattcaagCTATCAAATtccatttcttatataaaaaattgtaattaatatataaaataaatattatattgagatatattacagtttgataaaatataagcgataaatttatatgaagtgtatttgaaatttaatttagatcgaaatatttatgatcacccattatgtataaataaataatgatatattcaagaataagaaaatttttttacagattgaAAAAgagcaatttaataaattatttctaataaaaattaaattctacatgaatcatttaattttacatgctATGTAACTAGTTTTAACAAATcaagaatattttgttaaatatactaACCTCaattatttacagatataataaaattaattgtttattgcatttttatattgttttaacaCACTTCATCATATAGatctcaattatttatgaagaattatatatatgcaaacagTCATCTAAtcaacaaaaattcttttaacaaaTCTCTTTGACGTTTATTCAACATATTGaaagtttctaaaaaattcacGAACTTAAAATTTGTAAGAGAGTAAACTCATCGATAAAATGAGAGAGTTTTGAAGTTTGTTCATTTTAGCTACGGTTTTTTAGAATTGCACTAAATAAAAGCAGTCGAGACTCGAGACTAGGACCACTATcaattttccaataaaaaacaaagttctttaagcggggagcacacacttttgcataagcgcataacaataagcataaggaaattgattggttcattttcttatgcatacatttgtggaccaatcaatttctttatgtttatggttatgcgcttttgcaaaagtgtgtgctccccgctttaataTCGAAACTGATTGGTCCATATGCAAATGCATAAGAGAAGGGAGCAGGTTTTTCATCTGAGGTCTAacaaatctctctttcttttgcgttttttttatatatgatatttctgtattttataatttggagattttttaaatataacatttattaagaaacatacatttttttgaacataacatttatttagaaacatatacatttgatatgatttatatttatataaaacccaCGCTaaagatatttctctctctctctctgtctttttctctttctttctctctctctttctctcctctctcatcgaaattatatatttttttttaatggttaGTATTTcaattgtagaaatatatgcaattgaaggacatgtaaattaataagctCTTGTGCTTGAACCGaccttttcatatatataaaatcgaagTAAAAGTTCTACGccaatatgcatatttttttatcgaagcgCATCATATCACGCTTTATTGAAAACATAAGGTTAAGTTCGAGGGTCTCCATCGACCTGACTTGACACTCTTTTACGATGATTAATCAGGTGTATGTTGCGACTTCCGTATGACGATAATAGGCATAGATCTTGTTGTCGATTGTTAGTGATGTTGGAACATACGATTCCAAACGTTTGCGGTTATTTTCagtcttattataattttgccattatttcataaaagacGGCTTTTAATCGTGACATTAAACTTGATATCcgtatttaatgtttttttttatggtaaTAGAAGTTGCAAGTAATATTGCATGAAGCAGAAGGATTCGTACAACTACATATATAGCGAAAATGGAGCTCATACTATCATGCGTAATTAACGCACAACGTAAACGGCTCGATTAACAATGCGGAGAGCAGGATATAATCCATTTACCGATACTGTGAGCAACAACAATATATCGGCTgtgaatatttcgataaaaagaaggaagagatggagaggaggactaaaaataaaaggtGACTTAAGAATAAAAGCGAAGACAATGCGTTTACtgttaagtatataattttaaaaattaaagaaacttgAAGCCTCTAAAATTTACGAGGCTATATAAATTGTCATTCGCTACACGAGCATTAATGATTTGCTATTGTCTAATAATTACAGGTATTTATTACAGGTTCTCTtcgaaaagtttttatttatcattgtcAACATGTTGCTAAATATCAATCAGCTGATCATACAGATCATGTGAACGTATTTTAGTCTGCGACTATCGATCTCGTGTTTATAATCTACGCATGCGCGTTGCGCAGTCGGTTAAGCACATGTGCATGCACGCTCGCATGTAAAAAGGCAGTTTTTCTTGGTTTTTCTCCGAATATCAAATGTGTTGAAACGCttcatttttatactattttaaatatgaacgATGACGCTATGTATGGCACATTTTATGCAATTGCATGAAAGGTTGGTATATGtagttgatattaataatgctaTAATGTGCAATAAtgtgcaattttaaattaactatatgttatttcataatcaatatatttgttatcaacatatttgttatttcagtagagtattttatatagacaTATAAGTATCATTACtttcattcatattatattggatttatcttttcttttattattacatttattatcaaagatgaaataagactttttaaaaataaattatagatataaatcataaaaagttgctaaaaataatgacaatataaaatgatttatttattgcagttTTTTCCAGTAAAAGAGTAAATTAGTACGTTTAAATTTCGCGGCTTAatcaatgattataatatttattatgcacaTAATTTTCAACGATTGCCGAAACATGCCGCATTTCTTTTCTTGGTTTTGCAAGTTTTGTCGATTGTTACGTATCAAGTAAGTTTATGAAACCGTATAGATTAATgagatatacatgtatatattgtatataatatatatatgtaaatgtcaaTATGATTGTAGCCGTTTGCCGCCAAATTTTTGGCGGCAAACCGGCAGATAAGTGGTAAGGTAAAGCGTGGCATTACAGTTTGTGACGTGTTCGTAGCGAAGCTAGTTCACAGATAATAATGTCGGAAAAAGAATCCATTTCACTGAAGTTCGCGAAATTGTCGGACAAGGCATTTACGCCGACGAAAGGTTCGGAATAT is a genomic window of Cataglyphis hispanica isolate Lineage 1 chromosome 5, ULB_Chis1_1.0, whole genome shotgun sequence containing:
- the LOC126849500 gene encoding sorting nexin-16 isoform X1, with the translated sequence MSNSEVDIGCIDEVTLAISKARSSQAGTVRVLDSPDSDGFGHSNSFTVQRFNYSNDSNTNSDILQSPLTSDDLRIPIVGYEIMEERARFTVYKLRVELKNGDCWFVFRRYTDFVRLLAQLKRQKVPIAHLSLPRKKWLGDNFAPSFLEGRICGLQAFVNGILSSPILIGVSCVREFFCLDEPPVLSDTAEESRAIFEALEDTIYNLRQQLRERDAILASEKARCNEFRKKLHQILSERQTCSKCGATQ
- the LOC126849490 gene encoding b(0,+)-type amino acid transporter 1-like, whose translation is MACEKEQTVGKVELKRELGLFSAVSIILAVMIGSGIFVSPTSALERSGSVGFCLIIWISCGVLSLLGALAFAELSTVVPRSGAEYAYFIEAFGPLHPYAGQIPAFICSWIYVMLLRPAEVAVIILTFAEYSVQPFSGYLSNLSGDSLANLKKLLAIMALAVITYINLISVKLFVRVQNVFTVCKVLACIVVIGGGIWWLGTGHMELLKDPFRGTTTSAGNIALAFYSGLWAYDGWTSAAIVTEEIQKPEINILRSTLIAVPVITVLYVFMNLMYMAALTTPEMVSAPAVAVLWADRVLPSWMSFTIPLGVALSTFGCALSVQFSVSRLCFVAGREGHVPRVFSYMHIEKMTPAPAVIFQGILSLICLLLGDIIALIEFASFLMWVFYGFAMVSLIIMRRTKPNAPRPYAVPIVIPWLVLGISIFLAVLPIIYEPSTKYLFALAFILCGIVVYHIYVYKKIKSTLLAKLTYFIQALCLVVPQDKQED
- the LOC126849500 gene encoding sorting nexin-16 isoform X2, with product MSNSEVDIGCIDEVTLAISKARSSQAGTVRVLDSPDSDGFGHSNSFTVQRFNYSNDSNTNSDILQSPLTSDDLRIPIVGYEIMEERARFTVYKLRVELKNGDCWFVFRRYTDFVRLLAQLKRQKVPIAHLSLPRKKWLGDNFAPSFLEGRICGLQAFVNGILSSPILIGVSCVREFFCLDEPPVLSDTAEESRAIFEALEDTIYNLRQQLRERDAILASEKARCNEFRKKLHQILRYGTQRYHIE